A DNA window from Xiphias gladius isolate SHS-SW01 ecotype Sanya breed wild chromosome 3, ASM1685928v1, whole genome shotgun sequence contains the following coding sequences:
- the cd7al gene encoding cd7 antigen-like encodes MNLAGILIFIQLFQAHAELIFRRLTEDQSLELSCSFQQDLSSPTGLHLYHRSAQSQTTLLSMAEDGKLRVDPEHRARLHLRGGLDSRQVNVTISRLQHGDTGLYMWELSYGEEDSPELILCAQKAFLQVEGAGRPFQCSRHYLPVLLTVFAAAGLVVLSLSWLAREMCVKVRHHHRGQPPVPIYEEMTRKQQSAGIPQNNLEAPTHLEEDNSPVYANPNIRKPQENYYACPRQLALRA; translated from the exons ATGAACCTTGCAGGCATTCTAATTTTCATTCAGCTCTTTCAAG CCCATGCAGAGTTGATCTTTAGGCGCCTGACGGAGGACCAGTCACTGGAGCTCTCCTGCTCCTTTCAGCAGGACCTCAGCAGCCCGACAGGCCTCCACCTGTACCACCGCAGTGCCCAGAGCCAGACCACGCTGCTGTCCATGGCTGAGGACGGCAAGCTCAGGGTCGACCCAGAGCACAGGGCGCGTCTGCACCTCCGTGGAGGACTGGACTCCCGGCAGGTCAATGTGACCATATCCCGCTTACAGCACGGTGACACAGGGCTCTACATGTGGGAGCTGAGCTACGGAGAGGAGGACAGCCCTGAGCTCATCCTCTGTGCTCAAAAGGCTTTCTTGCAGGTTGAGGGGGCAG gGAGGCCGTTCCAGTGCTCTCGCCATTACCTTCCCGTGCTCTTGACAGTCTTCGCAGCAGCGGGGCTTGTTGTGCTCTCACTCAGCTGGCTGGCCAGAGAGATGTGT GTGAAGGTGAGGCACCATCACAGAGGACAACCTCCTGTTCCCATCTATGAGGAAATGACCAGGAAGCAGCAGAGCGCCGGAATCCCCCAAAATAACCTCGAGGCCCCCACACACCTGGAGGAAGACAACTCCCCCGTGTACGCTAACCCCAACATCCGAAAACCACAGGAGAACTATTATGCATGCCCCAGACAGCTTGCCCTAAGAGCCTGA
- the LOC120805713 gene encoding zona pellucida sperm-binding protein 3-like isoform X1 — translation MVVAGHSASLALLLSFAFGAADAIRALKGGPIVDAEGREFKSATARTDAESFSRPQSNDGSSIRVQCTEASMIIVVNADLYKTGRLMSPGDLFLGEAEHSETSQCRAFAVSDSEYVIEARLQDCGSKLSISEDSVIYSNKLIFSPAASYHGITRMTSAVVPVSCHYKRTHFVSSNTQQQPLTLSTSAQHSTGNSAFSLKLMADDWKSETFSSVFYLGDLLHLMASYTGPDAGQRRLFIDSCVATLTPDATSVPRYYFIENHGCVTDAKEEGSNTRLKPRTRADLLQLQLDAFLFHHDPRNSIFITCQLKATSEIWKSSPISKACNYVHSRWENVDGHVGVCQCCDSTCHKRSVDDTMVCGTVTLGPLMIFPSK, via the exons ATGGTGGTCGCAGGTCACTCAGCCTCTCTGGCGCTGCTGTTGTCATTCGCTTTTGGTGCTGCAGATGCCATTCGAGCTCTAAAAGGTGGACCCATTGTTGATGCCGAAGGAAGGGAATTTAAATCTGCCACAGCAAGAACTGATGCAGAAAGCTTCAGCAGACCACAATCCAATGATGGATCCTCCATTCGTGTACAATGCACGGAAGCGTCCATGATCATTGTGGTAAATGCTGACCTGTATAAAACTGGGCGTCTCATGTCTCCTGGAGACCTTTTTCTGGGGGAGGCCGAGCATTCGGAGACCAGTCAGTGCCGAGCTTTTGCAGTTAGTGACTCTGAATATGTCATTGAAGCCAGACTGCAGGACTGTGGCTCCAAATTAAGT ATATCTGAGGACTCTGTGATCTACTCAAACAAACTGATATTCTCACCAGCTGCCAGTTACCATGGCATTACAAGGATGACCTCTGCTGTAGTCCCTGTTTCCTGTCACTATAAAAG GACACACTTTGTGAGCAGTAACACTCAGCAGCAGCCCCTGACCCTCTCCACTTCTGCACAGCATTCAACAGGGAACTCTGCTTTTTCCTTAAAGCTTATGGCCG ATGACTGGAAGAGTGAGACGTTCTCCAGTGTCTTCTACCTTGGAGACCTCCTGCACCTCATGGCATCGTACACTGGTCCTGATGCAGGACAAAGACGACTCTTCATCGACAGCTGTGTTGCCACTCTAACACCTGACGCAACATCAGTACCCAGATACTACTTCATTGAAAACCATGG GTGTGTCACTGATGCTAAAGAGGAAGGATCAAACACACGGCTCAAACCCAGAACGAGGGCTGATTTGCTTCAACTGCAGCTTGATGCCTTCTTGTTTCACCATGATCCAAGGAACTCG ATATTTATCACTTGTCAACTGAAAGCTACCTCTGAAATCTGGAAGAGCAGCCCTATCAGCAAGGCATGCAATTATGTACATTCaag ATGGGAAAATGTGGATGGGCATGTTGGGGTGTGTCAATGTTGTGACAGCACCTGCCACAAAAGATCAGTCGACG ATACGATGGTTTGTGGTACTGTGACTCTTGGCCCATTGATGATTTTTCCCAGCAAGTAA
- the LOC120804985 gene encoding zona pellucida sperm-binding protein 3-like isoform X2 — translation MDTMLFGVNLLVGLFLSGLCVQSSLVYPQTHYTQHALLQRPQLTQSQSPEHTVHEQQKAPAEEREHVNTIRVTCHPDLLEIVIKADMFGVGAPVNSDDLRLGVEHNDFCRATASSRDEYRIVVGLTDCGTKHWMTEDSLVYTNLIIYSPVASPAGLIRMDEAVVPIECHYQRKFSLSSSPLQPTWIPFMSTQAAVEILEFDLRLMTNDWLYERSSNVFYLGEPISIEASIRVGHHMGLRVFVSSCVATLNPDIYSLPRYVFVENGCLVDSQLPGSKSHFLSRLQDDKLHLVIDAFRFHDEDRGELYITCHLNAVPVNDAEAPNKACTSVNGRWRSADGNDYLCGYCESQNEAGQTHNKPSSPGKFGPRGFGKPTEPEALWRSGMKTNKGLEKGLLPGPPSTPDLVEYKDDKSGTDLQNGDAENKVAAPLETVAPEVAFNLMPAALDNTTAATSDVSPTDPLKPDVPSLSNATAIESDLSDTNDPKR, via the exons ATGGACACCATGCTTTTTGGGGTTAACCTCCTCGTTGGACTCTTTTTGTCGGGACTCTGTGTTCAGTCATCTCTTGTTTATCCACAAACCCATTACACACAACATGCTTTGCTTCAAAGGCCTCAGCTCACACAGAGCCAGAGCCCTGAACACACTGTGCATGAGCAACAAAAGGCTCCAGCTGAAGAACGAGAGCACGTGAATACTATCAGAGTGACCTGCCACCCAGACTTGCTGGAGATCGTGATCAAAGCTGATATGTTTGGCGTTGGCGCTCCTGTTAACAGTGATGACTTACGCCTTGGAGTGGAGCACAATGATTTCTGTAGAGCTACAGCGTCTTCAAGAGACGAGTACAGAATTGTTGTTGGACTAACGGACTGTGGCACCAAACACTGG ATGACTGAAGACTCTCTGGTCTACACTAATCTCATCATATACTCTCCTGTGGCCTCTCCAGCTGGGCTGATTCGAATGGATGAGGCTGTAGTTCCAATTGAGTGTCATTATCAAAG GAAGTTCAGTTTGTCCAGTTCACCACTCCAACCTACCTGGATCCCCTTCATGTCTACCCAAGCTGCAGTGGAAATCTTGGAGTTTGACCTGAGACTAATGACAA ATGACTGGCTATATGAAAGGAGCTCTAACGTGTTTTACCTCGGGGAGCCCATCAGCATTGAGGCCTCAATCAGAGTTGGACATCACATGGGGCTCAGAGTGTTTGTGAGCAGCTGTGTGGCTACACTTAACCCAGACATATATTCGCTTCCCAGATATGTCTTTGTTGAAAATGG ATGTTTGGTTGACTCCCAGCTTCCCGGTTCAAAGTCCCACTTCTTATCCAGGCTGCAAGATGACAAGCTCCACTTGGTCATTGATGCCTTTAGGTTTCATgatgaggacagaggagag ctCTACATCACATGTCACCTGAACGCTGTACCAGTAAATGATGCGGAGGCACCAAATAAGGCCTGCACCTCTGTAAATGGAAG ATGGCGGTCGGCTGATGGTAACGACTACCTATGTGGATACTGTGAAAGCCAAAATGAAGCAGGCCAAACCCACAATAAGCCCAGCAGCCCTGGCAAGTTTGGTCCTCGTGGGTTTGGGAAGCCAACTGAACCTGAAGCTTTATGGAGAAGTGGAATGAAAACCAACAAAG GTCTGGAGAAGGGACTGCTTCCTGGGCCACCATCCACCCCAGACCTGGTGGAGTACAAAGATGATAAAAGTGGAACAGACCTACAAA ATGGAGATGCAGAAAATAAAGTTGCTGCACCTCTAGAAACGGTGGCTCCTGAGGTCGCATTCAACCTGATGCCGGCAGCACTGGACAACACCACAGCAGCAACCAGTGACGTCAGCCCCACTGATCCGCTTAAGCCTGATGTGCCTTCACTGTCGAATGCAACTGCTATAGAATCTGACCTTTCAGATACAAATGACCCAAAGagataa
- the LOC120805713 gene encoding zona pellucida sperm-binding protein 3-like isoform X2, which yields MVVAGHSASLALLLSFAFGAADAIRALKGGPIVDAEGREFKSATARTDAESFSRPQSNDGSSIRVQCTEASMIIVVNADLYKTGRLMSPGDLFLGEAEHSETSQCRAFAVSDSEYVIEARLQDCGSKLSISEDSVIYSNKLIFSPAASYHGITRMTSAVVPVSCHYKRTHFVSSNTQQQPLTLSTSAQHSTGNSAFSLKLMADDWKSETFSSVFYLGDLLHLMASYTGPDAGQRRLFIDSCVATLTPDATSVPRYYFIENHGCVTDAKEEGSNTRLKPRTRADLLQLQLDAFLFHHDPRNSVYFSRGTAPYVTTQSHV from the exons ATGGTGGTCGCAGGTCACTCAGCCTCTCTGGCGCTGCTGTTGTCATTCGCTTTTGGTGCTGCAGATGCCATTCGAGCTCTAAAAGGTGGACCCATTGTTGATGCCGAAGGAAGGGAATTTAAATCTGCCACAGCAAGAACTGATGCAGAAAGCTTCAGCAGACCACAATCCAATGATGGATCCTCCATTCGTGTACAATGCACGGAAGCGTCCATGATCATTGTGGTAAATGCTGACCTGTATAAAACTGGGCGTCTCATGTCTCCTGGAGACCTTTTTCTGGGGGAGGCCGAGCATTCGGAGACCAGTCAGTGCCGAGCTTTTGCAGTTAGTGACTCTGAATATGTCATTGAAGCCAGACTGCAGGACTGTGGCTCCAAATTAAGT ATATCTGAGGACTCTGTGATCTACTCAAACAAACTGATATTCTCACCAGCTGCCAGTTACCATGGCATTACAAGGATGACCTCTGCTGTAGTCCCTGTTTCCTGTCACTATAAAAG GACACACTTTGTGAGCAGTAACACTCAGCAGCAGCCCCTGACCCTCTCCACTTCTGCACAGCATTCAACAGGGAACTCTGCTTTTTCCTTAAAGCTTATGGCCG ATGACTGGAAGAGTGAGACGTTCTCCAGTGTCTTCTACCTTGGAGACCTCCTGCACCTCATGGCATCGTACACTGGTCCTGATGCAGGACAAAGACGACTCTTCATCGACAGCTGTGTTGCCACTCTAACACCTGACGCAACATCAGTACCCAGATACTACTTCATTGAAAACCATGG GTGTGTCACTGATGCTAAAGAGGAAGGATCAAACACACGGCTCAAACCCAGAACGAGGGCTGATTTGCTTCAACTGCAGCTTGATGCCTTCTTGTTTCACCATGATCCAAGGAACTCG gtgTATTTTAGCAGAGGAACAGCCCCTTACGTTACCACACAAAGCCATGTATAG
- the LOC120788071 gene encoding sterile alpha motif domain-containing protein 9-like: MESRSSNMEWREMPYDSWTESHVSSWLKCIGIKEMYIKKLEEEEVTGPVLTTLQREFLSTTIGMKSGQIEHLLKKRDELLKSEQHKIKNKIDLCDKGRDDKKETLLVLGQEPKLCSQEPCDRAETGNNKTTSTETDLSYCDYRKFDQYEKECRYVKHNVLPPETGIENMIIPCHEYKSLETAHKLESKKLQTKVASEVLRFACACMNMRANGTIHFGIMDKVRGTHKHGEIIGIPVKNQEDFVDALDYIEKCFKDSKQQCDARSCIKNPRFIEVLDKESTEKTWVIEYDVVPKASIVKNKIYYVGIPKFSEKDNKVKCEEKVPYHRVGANTPRIPENDFVHFIQGLTEKDQLREEAESSSNQTTMDLGEDQERKLTILLTCGETRMDSSLFYIIVTNKFQPEHLDSISFLGPMNLFCVFDFDPDSKTSGLCGRYKKQKAVNLHFLDNYANDSRLGTTDFINSLQLFERTSWIFCNGRNDFPSGEQTCDEKTWIKTRKKKLKKAVSLICNDILPKRSFVVLFLLMSDVEQPLVETFHEFYAEMNGHDCLAVISESRENYKKWSSLAQVSCHTSTLKEISIVEMPLSHVDATVQSIQLSKNKPTRTLPVLNGGLCFLKSVEEAMLDSLEIISVDQCDDTKLEIMSECEIQQIDTYFYRGGKIDWKNFWLADKHKCEGIIKRDAYTQATTVLEKIVHRSNAIRPVESVNIYHHPGSGGSTVARHILWSWRKKVRCAVVKQCKEITTVCEHAVGLREHGEKDKNNCLPVLLLLEDRNADYIDDLRRELGNVIVTKKISRSVLCFILLICNRSNDPERICRASSSQTVAVTHKLSAAEKPLFSKKRKQLELQFQPNFILTFVLMSEEFKPSYIEDFVKNILDKIDHSSLITRLIRFVALLNSYVEDSYISVSHCEACLGIATHVDKTRYHAFVNHLNDEARLIFIHFKEDSTHISSIRVIHPKVAKEILTQLSVNLPQSDIAMDLINDKVLINHRFDRDEFLKFIRALFVRRHKRSRGDPKDTTFSPLIEHVSTRRGGVQKAVDLMKAAYLSLGKDAYVAQQLARLFYTNLRFEEALEWAEEAKSLLPFDTFVLDTLGQVYKRWFYHLYDTLEEKEPSPERGIEIISTALKAIAAFRASEKTPKKETVSLNSSYYGEADVGCRLLKFLSGVDVFSNNTGKSELRQYLLTDYIPAEVKTPWQRFHQQLKGLQKSLWHALECISEDLTYFQTDISEEDEELDARDPEQVYNPREWLTRKSAVYAGFFCVIPDESDQAAESNSADMAGPAEKVSPFQRQMKTYMLGGGNVTAILSLLYDKNPQRAGKKLETIIGMYPENLKWNDLDQTEIANFIFCQIALNCTLPGSSKLLSLQKLQDLSKRFIKKGRNMSSASALFLLSLLFWPETSDELSSAGTQILLSAINELQRLFDQKSQHVSLRKSKIVTHFFLAKARGLNKIVHRSAIEKHVNGTLSERKLKWLGGEVWKTKEVVQLLKRVEGWTENGSLFVKGGTRDSKIRVLPRYSASLPNGNENVTFYLGFSFDGVLASDIQVME, encoded by the exons ATGGAAAGCAGATCCTCAAACATGG AGTGGCGTGAAATGCCCTATGACAGCTGGACAGAATCTCACGTGAGCTCCTGGTTGAAATGCATTGGAATAAAAGAGATGTACATAAAaaaactggaggaggaggaggtgacagGACCAGTTCTCACAACTCTACAGAGAGAATTCCTCAGCACTACTATTGGAATGAAAAGTGGCCAAATTGAGCATCTGCTGAAGAAAAGAGATGAACTTCTAAAGTCAGaacagcacaaaataaaaaataaaattgatttgtgtGATAAAGGTAgagatgacaaaaaagaaactctGTTAGTTTTAGGACAAGAGCCAAAACTTTGTTCACAAGAACCTTGTGACAGAGCGGAGACAGGGAATAATAAGACAACCTCTACAGAAACAGATTTGTCTTACTGTGATTATCGGAAATTTGATCAGTATGAAAAGGAATGCAGGTATGTAAAGCATAATGTGCTTCCACCAGAGACAGGAATTGAAAACATGATTATTCCATGTCATGAATATAAGTCTCTGGAGACTGCACACAAACTGGAGTCAAAAAAGCTACAAACAAAAGTAGCAAGTGAGGTGTTAAGatttgcatgtgcatgcatgaatATGAGAGCCAATGGGACAATTCATTTTGGAATTATGGATAAAGTCAGAGGCACTCACAAGCATGGGGAAATCATAGGGATACCGGTCAAAAATCAGGAGGACTTTGTGGATGCGTTAGACTACATTGAAAAATGCTTCAAAGATTCAAAGCAACAATGTGATGCAAGGAGCTGCATAAAGAACCCCCGATTCATTGAGGTGCTGGACAAGGAGAGTACTGAAAAAACATGGGTCATTGAATATGATGTTGTGCCAAAAGCCAGCATtgtaaaaaataagatttactATGTTGGTATCCCAAAATTCTCTGAGAAGGACAACAAAgtcaaatgtgaagaaaaagttCCCTATCACAGAGTAGGGGCTAACACACCACGCATACCTGAAAATGACtttgttcatttcattcaaGGACTGACAGAGAAAGACCAACtgagagaggaggcagaatCTTCAAGCAATCAAACGACTATGGACTTAGGAGAGGATCAAGAGAGGAAACTCACCATCCTCTTAACCTGTGGAGAAACCCGCATGGACAgctctctgttttacatcattgtgaCAAACAAATTTCAGCCAGAGCATCTCGACAGCATAAGCTTCTTGGGTCCCATGAACCTATTCTGCGTGTTTGATTTTGACCCTGATTCAAAGACATCTGGTCTTTGTGGTAGATATAAGAAACAGAAGGCTGTAAACCTTCACTTTCTTGATAACTATGCAAATGACAGTAGACTGGGAACTACTGATTTCATAAATTCTTTGCAGCTTTTTGAGAGAACAAGCTGGATTTTCTGCAATGGACGAAATGACTTTCCTAGTGGGGAACAAACCTGTGATGAAAAAACCTGGATCAAAactagaaaaaagaaactgaaaaaagcagtATCACTCATTTGCAATGATATCCTACCAAAGCGATCATTTGTGGTCCTCTTCCTGCTCATGTCTGATGTTGAGCAGCCACTTGTTGAGACTTTCCATGAATTCTATGCAGAGATGAATGGACATGATTGTTTGGCAGTTATATCAGAGTCAAGGGAAAACTACAAAAAGTGGTCAAGTCTTGCTCAGGTCTCTTGTCACACGTCTACACTTAAAGAAATCAGTATTGTTGAAATGCCACTGAGTCATGTAGACGCTACAGTCCAAAGCATTCAGCTGTCAAAGAACAAACCCACCAGAACATTACCAGTTTTAAACGGAGGACTATGCTTCTTAAAGTCAGTTGAAGAGGCTATGCTAGATTCCTTGGAAATCATCAGTGTCGACCAGTGTGATGATACAAAATTGGAGATCATGAGCGAGTGTGAAATCCAACAAATTGATACCTACTTCTATCGAGGTGGAAAGATAGACTGGAAAAACTTCTGGCTTGCCGACAAACATAAGTGTGAGGGTATCATAAAGAGAGATGCCTACACACAAGCTACCACAGTCCTGGAAAAGATAGTACATCGTAGCAATGCCATACGTCCCGTCGAGAGTGTGAACATATACCATCATCCTGGCAGTGGTGGGAGCACAGTGGCACGACATATCCTCTGGAGTTGGAGGAAAAAAGTAAGATGTGCAGTTGTTAAACAGTGTAAGGAAATCACAactgtgtgtgagcatgcagTGGGACTGAGAGAACATggtgagaaagacaaaaacaactgtcTGCCAGTACTCTTGCTTTTGGAGGATCGAAATGCAGATTACATAGATGATCTCAGACGGGAGCttggaaatgtaattgtaacCAAAAAAATAAGTCGCTCTGTGTTGTGCTTTATCCTGCTCATCTGCAACAGGTCAAATGATCCAGAAAGAATATGCAGAGCATCATCATCTCAAACAGTTGCAGTCACACATAAGCTGTCAGCTGCAGAGAAGCCTTTGTTCTCAAAAAAGCGTAAGCAACTTGAACTGCAGTTTCAACCAAACTTCATCCTAACATTTGTTCTGATGAGTGAAGAGTTCAAGCCAAGTTACATTGAGGACTTTGTGAAAAACATTCTAGATAAAATTGATCATTCATCACTTATCACTCGCCTCATCAGATTTGTGGCTCTCTTGAATAGCTATGTTGAAGACTCATACATATCTGTGTCACACTGTGAGGCATGCCTTGGCATAGCTACACATGTGGATAAAACTCGGTACCATGCATTTGTGAATCATCTCAATGACGAAGCAAGACTTATTTTCATCCACTTTAAAGAAGATTCAACACACATATCATCGATACGGGTTATTCATCCAAAGGTCGCAAAGGAAATTCTGACACAGCTATCTGTAAATTTGCCTCAGAGTGATATTGCCATGGATCTCATTAATGACAAGGTACTTATAAATCATAGGTTTGACAGGGATGAGTTCCTTAAGTTCATCAGAGCTCTTTTCGTCAGGCGCCACAAAAGGAGCAGAGGAGACCCTAAAGACACAACTTTTTCACCCCTTATTGAACACGTCAGCACAAGAAGAGGTGGTGTTCAGAAAGCTGTTGATCTCATGAAAGCAGCTTACCTGTCTTTGGGAAAAGATGCATATGTGGCACAACAGCTTGCCCGGCTGTTTTACACAAATTTGAGATTTGAAGAGGCCCTAGAATGGGCAGAGGAAGCAAAATCTCTGCTTCCATTTGATACATTTGTCCTTGACACACTGGGACAAGTTTACAAGAGGTGGTTTTACCACTTGTATGACACCCTTGAGGAAAAAGAACCATCTCCTGAAAGAGGAATTGAAATTATAAGCACTGCACTCAAAGCAATTGCTGCCTTCCGGGCCTCTGAAAAAACACCAAAGAAAGAGACTGTCAGCCTCAATAGCTCATACTACGGGGAAGCAGATGTTGGCTGCAGGCTGCTAAAATTCCTGTCAGGAGTAGATGTTTTCTCAAACAATACTGGAAAATCTGAGTTAAGGCAGTATTTGTTAACAGACTACATACCAGCAGAGGTCAAAACACCCTGGCAGAGGTTTCATCAGCAGTTGAAAGGATTACAAAAGAGCCTGTGGCATGCACTTGAGTGCATTTCTGAAGACCTCACCTACTTTCAAACCGATATTAGCGAAGAGGATGAAGAACTTGATGCAAGAGATCCAGAACAGGTATACAATCCTAGAGAATGGCTGACAAGGAAGAGTGCTGTATATGctggatttttttgtgttatacCTGATGAGAGTGACCAAGCAGCTGAAAGCAACAGTGCTGACATGGCAGGTCCAGCTGAAAAGGTTTCTCCATTTCAAAGACAGATGAAGACCTACATGCTTGGTGGAGGAAATGTTACAGCCATCCTCTCATTACTTTATGACAAGAACCCACAGAGGGCAGGAAAAAAACTTGAGACAATAATTGGCATGTATCCAGAAAACCTGAAATGGAACGACCTGGACCAGACAGAAATTgcaaatttcatattttgccAGATAGCTCTCAATTGTACTCTACCTGGGTCCTCAAAGCTCCTCTCCCTTCAAAAGCTACAAGATCTCAGCAagagatttattaaaaaagggagaaacatGTCATCAGCAAgtgctctcttcctcctctcccttctgtTCTGGCCTGAGACAAGCGATGAACTCAGTTCTGCCGGTACTCAGATCCTGTTATCAGCCATTAATGAACTTCAGAGACTCTTTGATCAAAAAAGCCAACATGTTTCTCTCAGGAAAAGCAAAATCGTGACCCACTTCTTTCTGGCAAAGGCAAGAGGTCTTAACAAAATTGTCCACAGAAGTGCTATTGAAAAGCATGTGAATGGCACACTAAGTGAGAGAAAATTGAAATGGCTTGGAGGGGAAGTATGGAAAACCAAGGAAGTTGTGCAGTTACTGAAACGTGTTGAAGGATGGACAGAAAATGGAAGCCTGTTTGTGAAAGGAGGAACCAGAGACAGCAAGATTAGGGTTCTTCCTAGATATTCTGCCTCCCTGccaaatggaaatgaaaatgtcaccttcTACTTAGgcttttcatttgatggagTGCTTGCCAGTGACATCCAAGTAATGGAATAA
- the LOC120804985 gene encoding zona pellucida sperm-binding protein 3-like isoform X1 produces MDTMLFGVNLLVGLFLSGLCVQSSLVYPQTHYTQHALLQRPQLTQSQSPEHTVHEQQKAPAEEREHVNTIRVTCHPDLLEIVIKADMFGVGAPVNSDDLRLGVEHNDFCRATASSRDEYRIVVGLTDCGTKHWMTEDSLVYTNLIIYSPVASPAGLIRMDEAVVPIECHYQRKFSLSSSPLQPTWIPFMSTQAAVEILEFDLRLMTNDWLYERSSNVFYLGEPISIEASIRVGHHMGLRVFVSSCVATLNPDIYSLPRYVFVENGCLVDSQLPGSKSHFLSRLQDDKLHLVIDAFRFHDEDRGELYITCHLNAVPVNDAEAPNKACTSVNGRWRSADGNDYLCGYCESQNEAGQTHNKPSSPGKFGPRGFGKPTEPEALWRSGMKTNKVWEKETSVGPMLVLPAKQKSGPLPLEELPPVLHKISRPALYGSHWRSGMNRRVGLEKGLLPGPPSTPDLVEYKDDKSGTDLQNGDAENKVAAPLETVAPEVAFNLMPAALDNTTAATSDVSPTDPLKPDVPSLSNATAIESDLSDTNDPKR; encoded by the exons ATGGACACCATGCTTTTTGGGGTTAACCTCCTCGTTGGACTCTTTTTGTCGGGACTCTGTGTTCAGTCATCTCTTGTTTATCCACAAACCCATTACACACAACATGCTTTGCTTCAAAGGCCTCAGCTCACACAGAGCCAGAGCCCTGAACACACTGTGCATGAGCAACAAAAGGCTCCAGCTGAAGAACGAGAGCACGTGAATACTATCAGAGTGACCTGCCACCCAGACTTGCTGGAGATCGTGATCAAAGCTGATATGTTTGGCGTTGGCGCTCCTGTTAACAGTGATGACTTACGCCTTGGAGTGGAGCACAATGATTTCTGTAGAGCTACAGCGTCTTCAAGAGACGAGTACAGAATTGTTGTTGGACTAACGGACTGTGGCACCAAACACTGG ATGACTGAAGACTCTCTGGTCTACACTAATCTCATCATATACTCTCCTGTGGCCTCTCCAGCTGGGCTGATTCGAATGGATGAGGCTGTAGTTCCAATTGAGTGTCATTATCAAAG GAAGTTCAGTTTGTCCAGTTCACCACTCCAACCTACCTGGATCCCCTTCATGTCTACCCAAGCTGCAGTGGAAATCTTGGAGTTTGACCTGAGACTAATGACAA ATGACTGGCTATATGAAAGGAGCTCTAACGTGTTTTACCTCGGGGAGCCCATCAGCATTGAGGCCTCAATCAGAGTTGGACATCACATGGGGCTCAGAGTGTTTGTGAGCAGCTGTGTGGCTACACTTAACCCAGACATATATTCGCTTCCCAGATATGTCTTTGTTGAAAATGG ATGTTTGGTTGACTCCCAGCTTCCCGGTTCAAAGTCCCACTTCTTATCCAGGCTGCAAGATGACAAGCTCCACTTGGTCATTGATGCCTTTAGGTTTCATgatgaggacagaggagag ctCTACATCACATGTCACCTGAACGCTGTACCAGTAAATGATGCGGAGGCACCAAATAAGGCCTGCACCTCTGTAAATGGAAG ATGGCGGTCGGCTGATGGTAACGACTACCTATGTGGATACTGTGAAAGCCAAAATGAAGCAGGCCAAACCCACAATAAGCCCAGCAGCCCTGGCAAGTTTGGTCCTCGTGGGTTTGGGAAGCCAACTGAACCTGAAGCTTTATGGAGAAGTGGAATGAAAACCAACAAAG tgtgggAAAAGGAGACAAGTGTTGGTCCAATGCTGGTCTTGCCAGCTAAACAGAAAAGTGGGCCTCTACCCTTGGAAGAGCTCCCTCCTGTTCTCCATAAAATCAGCAGACCTGCCCTGTACGGCAGCCACTGGAGAAGTGGAATGAACAGAAGAGTTG GTCTGGAGAAGGGACTGCTTCCTGGGCCACCATCCACCCCAGACCTGGTGGAGTACAAAGATGATAAAAGTGGAACAGACCTACAAA ATGGAGATGCAGAAAATAAAGTTGCTGCACCTCTAGAAACGGTGGCTCCTGAGGTCGCATTCAACCTGATGCCGGCAGCACTGGACAACACCACAGCAGCAACCAGTGACGTCAGCCCCACTGATCCGCTTAAGCCTGATGTGCCTTCACTGTCGAATGCAACTGCTATAGAATCTGACCTTTCAGATACAAATGACCCAAAGagataa